From the genome of Trichocoleus sp. FACHB-46:
GTTGGCATCCAGGTCAGCACCTAACCACTGATGCACCAGTTGCCAGTTGTTGGAGCGAGAGAACTTTTCCAGATGATACTTGAAGCGCTGTTGCAGATAATCACGTTGACGCGGAGTCAGGCCTAGGACCTCATCAATTTCGGGCACTGACATATCTTGCAGTTTCAGTACTAGGTAATCCACACAATCCGATTGACCTTGAGCATCCAAATACTCCACCAGCTCAGCAATTACGCGATCGCGCAATACCGCTTCTGAGGGGTCTACGGTATCTGCTACCATTTGCTCGCGCACCTGCTGCATCGCTGCCGAGCGACTGTAGGCTTCTGCTTCTTCACCCTTGGCTGACTCCACCGCCATCTCAATGTCCAGAGCCGTTTCAGGGGGTTGCCGCTTCGCAAAGCCTTGAGCTCGCAGCACAACTAGTTGTTGGTTGCGCCGACCGGGAAGCGTGATCCGCCGCTTGGCATACTGCTCACTAAACGCCATATATTCGGCTAGTTCTAGCTGGGTGCGGGGAGTGTAGTCTGCTGGCAACTCGTTTTCCCGCCGAAACGCTTTGAGCGATTCAATATAAAACTGTTGGAGAAAATCTTCAATCAAGTTGTAGCGGGCTTGAAAGCCTAGCTGAGTTCTAGCTGCCGCCACATGGCGATATACCATCGCACTCAGCGTTCCATGTAGCTCGACCCGACCCTGCCGAGAGCCTAAACGATAGTAAGAAAGGCACTTACGCAGACGATGTTGAGCCAGTGCCACTTGCCAAGACTGCACTCGACCGGATGTTTGGATGCGATCGCTCTTTTGGCAAATGCGTTCTGCCTCGCGGACAATCCGATCCACTACCGCTTGGGCTGTAGTACTAGCTGTCTTAATTTCGGGCCGCAGTTCTTTCAGCAGCAAGTGAGACAAGCTTTGAGTATCCATCTCACCCAAAGCATCAGACTCGGCCTGTAAGCCGTTCGAGTCGGCATGGAGATGAGAGTTAGTAAATTTTTCTGAAGCGTAATAAGTTCTAGATGCAGGTTGGCTGAAGGGGCTGAAGGAGTTTGTAGATTCGGCGTTCATGGATTTGACCCTGGTGATGCACAGCAGCGAAATGTAGCCCAACTCTAAGAGCAACTGGGGATAGCTTCTAGGTAGCTTGTGTCCCAATCGCGCCTCAACGTTGTCTACACCTTGACTTTAAGAAGTCACAGTGAGCCGTAGATAGATGAATGTGTCACTCTTTCAAGTAACTGCTTGCCGTCTTGCACCCTGATATAGCAGCGGTTATCTAGTCCATGCGTGCGAGCCCTGACTCCATCAGCAATAGAGGGATTTTGAGCTGTGGCGATCGCGTTGGATGCTGAAGAGTGTTATCTACTACATCCAGTGGACAATTCGTTAACTGGTTCGCCGAAGCTGAAGGAAAACTCTAACTAACTTCCGCTGCCCAAGCAGTTACCGCTTCCCATCCCAGACCTTTACGCACTAGGATTGGTTCCTCTGATGTCAAATCCAAAATGCTGGAAACCTGGTACCCTGGTTCCGACCCATCATCGACAATGACATCGACCAACTTGTCGAGTTGATCAAATAGCTCAAACCGCGAAATCCCTGGGTTAGTCTTGGTTTTAGGCTGACCGTCCGTTTCCTCATCAACCAAGTGAGCAGAGGTGGAAATAATTGGGTTGCCCAGCGCCTTGAGCATCGCAGAACAAACCGGATGGTCGGGCACTCGAATTCCTGTAGTCTTGCGCTTAGGATTCATGACTAGTCGGGGCACCAACTTGGTCGCCGGAAGCAAGAAGGTGTAAGGCCCAGGAATCAAATGCCGCATGATGCGGTAAGCCGGATCACTCACATACGCATAGTCAGCAATATTGGAGAGAGAAGAACACAAAAAGGTCAAAGGCTTATCGTTCGATAACTGCTTGATGCGTCTCACTCGTTCCACTGCCGATTTTGCGTTCAAATCACAGCCAATTGCATAGACTGTGTCGGTAGGGTACAGCACTACTGCCCCTCGTTGTAACGCCTCCCTAATTTCTTCTATTCGCCTCACTTGAGGTGTATCCGGATGGACGTTGTAGATTGTGGCCATAAAAATTTTTCTCCCTCAAACCCCACACTCAAGACAGCTTGATGCTGAATCAAGACTGAGTTTTAATAATTTTGCTAATTTGGCTTGACTTAACCGATGGAAATTGGATTGGTGTATGAGTAAGCTGGCTTACCTGGAATGCCCGACCGGAATTGCGGGAGATATGTGCTTAGGAGCGCTGATCCACGCAGGCGTATCCTTGGAGTACTTGATCGAGCAACTTAACCGTTTAGGAATTTCAGATGAATATCGGTTGCGGGCAGAGTCAGTGCAACGAAATGGACAGCAAGCAACCAAAGTTCATGTCGATTTGAGGCCCAACTCCAGTTCAGAGTTTGTTTCTGAACCAGTTGACCAACCGTACACTACGTTCGTCCATTCCCATTCTGCTACAGAACCTGCTCAAGCTGCCACGCATCATCACGCTGATTCTGGCTATGCTCACGCTGACCAGGTTCACACTCATCATGGTCACTCTGAGCATCCTCATCCTCACCCCAACTCACAACCCAGCCAGCCTGACGGTGACGAACCTCAAACAAAAAGTCACCACAGGCATGCTCGCCACTTACCAGAGATTGAACGCCTGATTAAAGCTGCTCAGTTGCCTACGCGGGCCGAAGCTTGGAGTTTAGCCGTGTTTCAGTGCTTGGCCGTAGCGGAGGGGGCGGTACATGGAATTGCTCCAGAGCAAGTGCATTTTCACGAAGTGGGCGCGACCGATGCCATTGTGGACATTGTTGGCACTTGTCTGGGCCTAGATTGGCTCGGCATTGACCACCTTTACTGCTCACCCATGCCTACAGGTGGAGGCATTATCCGTGCGGCGCATGGTCGCTTGCCTGTACCCACTCCAGCCGTACTGAAGTTGTGGGAAATGCGCCAAGTGCCCATTTACAATAATGGCATCGATCGCGAACTGGTCACTCCCACGGGAGCCGCGATCGCTGTGACTCTAGCTACTCGTTTTGGCCCACCACCGACTATGACACTTCAACGGGTGGGCTTAGGCGCTGGTTCTCGTGATCTCTCTATTCCAAATATGGTGCGTCTGTGGCTAGGAGAAGGGGAAGCAAGTTCTACAGAAGCACAGCAGCATTGGCATTCTGGCGATCGCCCTAGCCATCTCGCTCAGGACCCCGAACTCAATAAAAATAACACCTCACCCCTAACCCTTCTCCCTAGGGAGAGGGGTGCCGCAGGAGGGGAGAGGTCAGGGCCTCCGCTAGAAACTGTGGAAGTGCTAGAAACCCAAATTGACGACTTAAATCCCCAGGCAATCGGTTATGTCTTTAATGCTTTGTTAGCAGCGGGTGCCTTGGATGTGTTTACTCAAGCGATCGCGATGAAGAAATCACGGCCCGGAGTGCTATTAACCGCAATTTGCCATCCAGAGCAAGTAGCGGCTTGTGAAGCCGTGATGTTTCGCGAAACCAGCACTTTAGGAATTCGCCGTTCGACTCAGCAACGCCGAATTTTGGCTCGTGAAATTCAGCGAATCCAAACCGATTACGGGCCAGTTCGAGTTAAAGTTGCGTGGGCAGGGCCAGGGAAGGAAGGGGCGATCGCCAATGTTCAACCTGAATACGAAGACTGCGCCCAGATTGCTCAACAGCAGAATCTGCCCTGGCGAGAAGTTCACCGAGTCGCGCTGCAAGCTTGGTATCTCCAACAAAAGAAGGCCGCATCAGGTGGCACAATCCATACCTCACCTGACCGACCTTATCGCTGAATTGAAGAATGAAAGGTAGCTAGAGGAAATTAAATCCTATTGTGGCGACTAGCAGCACTAGCTAGCCTTATCGATCGCTCGTTGGGTGTTACGAGCCGCTTCGCTAGCTTTGTCTTGGACGTAGCTAGAAGTCTTGTTTACCGCTTGCTTCGCGTTACCAACTAGATCCTGATCTGCGACTTTGCTCAGGCCTTTGCTAGCACTCTTGGCATCATCGCGGATATTATCTGCTTGGTCTTTCACATTGCTGGTGACCCGGTCAGCTTTCTTGTCAAAAGATTTGCTATCTCGCTTGAGGTTGTCACCTAGCTGTTCCAAGTTCTCGCCTTTTTTGTCAAGAATCCGCTTGCTATTGGTGCCAATATCGTCAGTTTGGTCAATCACATTGCGCTCAGCATTATCTACCAAACCTTTGGCTTGAGTAGAAGTTCTGGATTGCACACCCTTGTTGTAGCGAGCATCCGTATCACTGTAGCCGTTCATGCCACCTTGGTAGTTTTGCTGGCGATGTCCAGGGATGCCTTGAGCAGGGCTGTTGCTGTCTCGGCCTTGAGTACCGCTGCTCTCTCTAGCTTGGGCACCACCTGAGCAAGCGGCAGTAGAAATCATTAGAACGCCTGCCAAAAATACCGCAAGAACTTGGCTCAGGCGAATCTTT
Proteins encoded in this window:
- a CDS encoding DUF6658 family protein, translating into MKRLVSALKKIRLSQVLAVFLAGVLMISTAACSGGAQARESSGTQGRDSNSPAQGIPGHRQQNYQGGMNGYSDTDARYNKGVQSRTSTQAKGLVDNAERNVIDQTDDIGTNSKRILDKKGENLEQLGDNLKRDSKSFDKKADRVTSNVKDQADNIRDDAKSASKGLSKVADQDLVGNAKQAVNKTSSYVQDKASEAARNTQRAIDKAS
- a CDS encoding HetZ-related protein, with protein sequence MNAESTNSFSPFSQPASRTYYASEKFTNSHLHADSNGLQAESDALGEMDTQSLSHLLLKELRPEIKTASTTAQAVVDRIVREAERICQKSDRIQTSGRVQSWQVALAQHRLRKCLSYYRLGSRQGRVELHGTLSAMVYRHVAAARTQLGFQARYNLIEDFLQQFYIESLKAFRRENELPADYTPRTQLELAEYMAFSEQYAKRRITLPGRRNQQLVVLRAQGFAKRQPPETALDIEMAVESAKGEEAEAYSRSAAMQQVREQMVADTVDPSEAVLRDRVIAELVEYLDAQGQSDCVDYLVLKLQDMSVPEIDEVLGLTPRQRDYLQQRFKYHLEKFSRSNNWQLVHQWLGADLDANLGLSSQQWEAFTAQLSAEQQQILQLKRNQANDQAIAQSLKCTLKQVQKRWYQMLELAWQMRNRNPEGQA
- the larC gene encoding nickel pincer cofactor biosynthesis protein LarC; the encoded protein is MSKLAYLECPTGIAGDMCLGALIHAGVSLEYLIEQLNRLGISDEYRLRAESVQRNGQQATKVHVDLRPNSSSEFVSEPVDQPYTTFVHSHSATEPAQAATHHHADSGYAHADQVHTHHGHSEHPHPHPNSQPSQPDGDEPQTKSHHRHARHLPEIERLIKAAQLPTRAEAWSLAVFQCLAVAEGAVHGIAPEQVHFHEVGATDAIVDIVGTCLGLDWLGIDHLYCSPMPTGGGIIRAAHGRLPVPTPAVLKLWEMRQVPIYNNGIDRELVTPTGAAIAVTLATRFGPPPTMTLQRVGLGAGSRDLSIPNMVRLWLGEGEASSTEAQQHWHSGDRPSHLAQDPELNKNNTSPLTLLPRERGAAGGERSGPPLETVEVLETQIDDLNPQAIGYVFNALLAAGALDVFTQAIAMKKSRPGVLLTAICHPEQVAACEAVMFRETSTLGIRRSTQQRRILAREIQRIQTDYGPVRVKVAWAGPGKEGAIANVQPEYEDCAQIAQQQNLPWREVHRVALQAWYLQQKKAASGGTIHTSPDRPYR
- a CDS encoding L-threonylcarbamoyladenylate synthase, which produces MATIYNVHPDTPQVRRIEEIREALQRGAVVLYPTDTVYAIGCDLNAKSAVERVRRIKQLSNDKPLTFLCSSLSNIADYAYVSDPAYRIMRHLIPGPYTFLLPATKLVPRLVMNPKRKTTGIRVPDHPVCSAMLKALGNPIISTSAHLVDEETDGQPKTKTNPGISRFELFDQLDKLVDVIVDDGSEPGYQVSSILDLTSEEPILVRKGLGWEAVTAWAAEVS